In Musa acuminata AAA Group cultivar baxijiao chromosome BXJ2-8, Cavendish_Baxijiao_AAA, whole genome shotgun sequence, one genomic interval encodes:
- the LOC103994293 gene encoding transcription repressor OFP15-like, with translation MGRKLGFTYLFSRMRDAKHASSSVRSDPPLPWTSCRHPRTRSFREEDGDAEHDGMNACSFDLTVSCSESISTAWEDPSSDAAEAVICGLRSDRLFFEPGGATRSIVAEEEEADADSIPFEGSIAMAVDSEDPYRDFKQSMEEMVMAHSVKVDWAWLEEMLTWYLRVNGKKTHEIIVGAFLDLLLSLAPSPFSSSCSSCTFGIEEEESV, from the coding sequence ATGGGCAGGAAACTAGGGTTTACCTATCTGTTCTCTAGAATGAGGGACGCAAAGCACGCCTCTTCTTCTGTACGTTCCGATCCTCCCCTTCCATGGACTTCTTGCCGGCACCCAAGAACCCGCTCCTTCAGGGAAGAGGACGGAGACGCAGAGCACGACGGCATGAACGCTTGCTCCTTCGACCTGACCGTGTCATGCAGCGAGAGCATCTCCACGGCGTGGGAGGACCCCAGCAGCGACGCCGCGGAGGCGGTCATTTGTGGGCTGAGGTCGGACCGGCTATTCTTCGAGCCGGGAGGCGCGACGAGATCGATAGTGGCGGAAGAGGAAGAGGCCGACGCCGACAGCATCCCCTTCGAGGGGAGCATCGCCATGGCAGTGGACTCGGAAGACCCCTACCGGGACTTCAAGCAGTCGATGGAGGAGATGGTGATGGCTCACAGCGTGAAGGTCGACTGGGCGTGGCTTGAGGAGATGCTGACCTGGTACCTGAGGGTCAATGGAAAGAAGACTCATGAGATCATAGTAGGGGCCTTCTTGGACTTGCTTTTAAGCCTCGCGCcatctcctttctcttcttcctgttCGTCCTGCACCTTTGGgatcgaggaggaggagagcGTGTAA
- the LOC135618860 gene encoding glycine-rich RNA-binding protein RZ1A-like, translating to MSEPEEYSCFIGSLSWTTTDGGLKEAFQKFGHLTKAKVILDKFSGRSRGFGFVTFDDKEAMEDAIEAMNGMDLDGQSITVERAQPHGPGRRDRDSGRDFDRDRARERGWGRDSGGSRRGSDGGDCFKCGKPGHFARECPSGDGARGDRYSGRDDRYGGGRGSNNRYGPDRNGDRFSARNRDGGSHGGTGGDRYNRDRSGPYDRPSGGGGGYRT from the exons ATGTCAGAACCAGAGGAATACAGCTGCTTTATTGGCAGTTTGTCGTGGACAACAACTGATGGAGGTTTAAAGGAGGCATTTCAGAAATTTGGCCATCTTACCAAGGCAAAG GTTATTCTTGACAAGTTTTCTGGTCGCTCTCGTGGATTTGGCTTTGTCACTTTTGATGACAAGGAAGCTATGGAAGACGCTATTGAAGCCATGAATGGAATGGATCTGGATGGACAATCGATTACCGTGGAAAGAGCTCAACCCCATGGTCCTGGTCGCAGGGATCGTGATTCAGGTCGTGACTTTGATCGAGATCGTGCTCGTGAGCGTGGCTGGGGTCGGGATTCTGGTGGTAGCAGACGAGGTTCAGATGGTGGTGACTGTTTTAAGTGTGGGAAGCCTGGTCATTTTGCAAGAGAATGCCCTTCTGGTGATGGTGCAAGAGGAGATAGGTATAGTGGCAGAGATGACAGGTATGGGGGTGGTCGTGGCAGTAATAACCGATATGGACCTGACCGGAATGGGGACCGCTTCTCTGCACGAAACAGAGATGGAGGAAGCCATGGGGGCACAGGAGGTGATCGATATAATCGTGATCGGTCTGGTCCATATGATCGGCCTAGTGGAGGTGGCGGCGGCTACAGAACTTGA
- the LOC135618311 gene encoding receptor protein kinase TMK1-like gives MGFLWFICLESVVLSATDPGDYAVLDEFRRGLSNSELLEWPTDNNDPCGNPRWPHVGCSGSRVTQIQLQSMGLSGPLPQNFNKLSMLTNIGFQRNKFTGKLPSFNGLSSLQRAYLDLNQFDTIPSDFFVGLDNLQVLTLDHNPLNQSTGWTLPSDLANSAQLMNLSLVECNLVGPLPEFLGSMKSLTALRIAQNKFTGGIPTSYSGMPLQVLWLNDQEGAGLTGSIDIITSMTMLSDAVVYGNQFSGPIPSSIGSLTSLKRLFLNSNQFVGLVPETLMSLPMLQSLRLDKNMLMGPIPKASFSDFNYAHNSFCQSTPGVPCSPQVDALLEFLEEVNYPSKLTRSWSGNDPCAGPWFGISCSDGKVSIINLQNSQLSGTISESLGKLDSLMNLILKGNNLTGPIPPSMTSLKSLKTLDLSYNNLSPPVPQFPSTVTVLLEGNKLLKNSPPPPTSPPPPASPPPPATPPPPPASPPPPATPPPASPPPATPPPPASPPPPPASPPPSASPPPETPPPPPASAPSPGNNNPPASPSHTSSSSTSSAKIIIATVVGASVILFAILFWYCRRKGKTNVTAVPNSSILRLTNPDDPESSADLTPKITISIGDHSGTPAINSGNLTITIQVLRGATKNFAPENVLGRGGFGVVYKGELHDGTLIAVKRMESGVPNNKAFDEFHSEIAVLSKVRHRNLVSILGFSAEDNERLLVYEYMHHGALSKHLFQWKEQGLEPLCWKKRLTIALDVARGMEYLHCLANQSFIHRDLKSSNILLRDDYRAKISDFGLVKFATNNKASIATRLAGTFGYLAPEYAVTGKVTTKVDVFSFGIVLMELLTGMMALDEKRPDESCYLASWFCRMKASSEDLRSIIDPSIDITDETFEGVSIIAELAGHCAAREPHQRPDMGHAVGVLAPLVEKWIPTTTGDQEQDYYALDFHQPLLQMVERWQHAGDTTSSINLQDSKGSIPARPAGFAESFNSADGR, from the exons ATGGGATTTTTATGGTTTATCTGCCTCGAATCGGTGGTCTTGAGCGCCACGGACCCGGGCGATTACGCCGTTCTTGATGAATTCCGGAGAGGGTTGTCCAACTCGGAGCTGCTCGAGTGGCCTACGGACAACAACGATCCCTGCGGCAATCCGAGATGGCCTCACGTCGGCTGCTCCGGTTCTCGGGTGACACAGATTCAGTTGCAGAGCATGGGATTGAGCGGGCCTCTGCCTCAGAACTTCAACAAGCTCTCCATGCTGACCAACATTGGTTTTCAGAGGAACAAGTTCACCGGAAAGTTGCCATCGTTCAATGGTTTGTCTAGTCTGCAGCGTGCCTATCTCGATCTCAATCAGTTCGACACCATTCCCTCGGATTTCTTCGTCGGCCTCGATAATCTGCAGGTTCTAACTTTGGATCATAACCCTCTGAATCAGAGTACCGGGTGGACCTTGCCGTCGGATTTGGCCAATTCGGCGCAGCTGATGAATCTGTCCCTGGTCGAGTGTAATCTTGTCGGTCCGCTGCCGGAATTCCTGGGAAGCATGAAGTCTTTGACTGCTCTGAGGATAGCTCAGAACAAATTCACTGGTGGGATTCCGACAAGCTACTCAGGTATGCCATTGCAGGTCCTATGGCTGAACGATCAGGAAGGTGCAGGATTAACCGGCTCGATCGACATCATTACTAGCATGACAATGCTGAGTGATGCTGTGGTTTATGGAAATCAGTTCTCAGGGCCTATTCCCAGTTCGATCGGCTCATTAACTTCACTGAAACGGCTGTTCCTCAACAGCAACCAGTTTGTCGGCCTTGTTCCTGAGACTTTGATGAGTTTGCCGATGCTTCAGTCACTGCGTTTGGACAAGAACATGCTCATGGGGCCAATTCCAAAGGCGAGCTTCAGTGACTTCAATTATGCTCATAATTCGTTTTGCCAATCAACACCAGGAGTGCCTTGCTCACCACAAGTCGATGCACTTTTGGAATTCCTTGAAGAAGTGAATTATCCATCAAAGCTCACTCGTTCTTGGTCTGGCAATGATCCTTGCGCCGGGCCATGGTTCGGTATTTCCTGCTCCGATGGCAAGGTTTCCATTATAAATCTTCAGAACTCTCAATTAAGTGGCACGATTAGTGAATCTTTGGGTAAGCTGGATTCTCTCATGAATTTGATTCTGAAGGGTAACAATCTTACTGGCCCAATTCCTCCTAGCATGACAAGCTTGAAATCGTTGAAGACACTGGACCTTTCTTACAACAATCTCTCACCTCCTGTTCCTCAATTCCCTAGTACTGTGACAGTCCTCCTTGAGGGAAACAAGTTGTTGAAGAATTCTCCTCCTCCACcaacatctcctcctcctccagcatctcctcctcctccagcaactcctcctcctcctccagcatctcctcctcctccagcaaCTCCTCCTCCAGCATCTCCTCCTCCAgcaactcctcctcctccagcatctcctcctcctcctccagcatcTCCTCCTCCTTCAGCATCTCCTCCTCCagaaactcctcctcctcctccagcatcTGCTCCCAGTCCCGGCAACAATAACCCACCTGCCTCGCCTAGCCacacatcttcttcttctacttctagcGCGAAGATCATCATTGCAACTGTAGTTGGAGCCTCAGTTATACTATTTGCCATTCTATTTTGGTACTGCCGTCGGAAGGGTAAAACCAATGTGACTGCAGTGCCAAATTCCTCCATCTTGCGTCTTACGAATCCTGATGATCCAGAAAGCTCAGCTGATTTGACACCTAAAATTACTATCAGTATCGGTGATCATAGTGGCACACCCGCCATCAACTCAGGCAACCTGACGATAACAATCCAAGTGCTTCGAGGTGCTACGAAAAACTTTGCTCCCGAGAATGTTCTTGGTCGGGGTGGATTCGGTGTGGTCTACAAGGGGGAGTTGCATGATGGAACATTGATAGCAGTGAAGAGGATGGAGTCTGGTGTTCCAAATAACAAAGCTTTCGATGAATTCCATTCTGAGATTGCTGTTCTTTCAAAGGTCCGACACCGTAATTTGGTCTCTATTCTTGGTTTCTCTGCAGAGGACAATGAGAGACTTCTAGTATACGAGTACATGCATCACGGAGCTTTGAGCAAGCATCTCTTCCAATGGAAGGAGCAGGGGTTGGAACCTTTGTGTTGGAAGAAGAGACTAACCATCGCATTGGATGTTGCCCGAGGGATGGAGTACCTTCATTGTTTGGCTAACCAGTCCTTCATTCACCGGGATCTCAAGTCTTCCAACATACTACTAAGAGATGATTACAGAGCAAAAATTTCAGATTTTGGACTGGTCAAAtttgcaacaaacaataaagcatCTATTGCAACTAGACTTGCTGGGACATTCGGATACTTGGCTCCAGAGTATGCTG TAACCGGCAAAGTTACGACCAAAGTCGATGTCTTCAGTTTTGGTATTGTGCTCATGGAGCTGCTGACTGGTATGATGGCACTGGATGAGAAACGACCCGATGAAAGCTGCTACCTGGCCTCCTGGTTCTGCAGGATGAAGGCCAGCTCGGAGGATCTAAGGAGCATCATTGACCCGTCTATAGACATCACCGATGAGACGTTCGAAGGTGTTTCCATCATTGCTGAACTAGCAGGCCATTGTGCCGCACGCGAGCCTCACCAGCGGCCTGATATGGGACATGCAGTCGGTGTACTTGCTCCGCTTGTCGAGAAATGGATACCAACAACAACCGGTGATCAGGAACAGGATTACTACGCTTTAGATTTTCATCAACCCCTTCTTCAGATGGTGGAGAGATGGCAGCATGCTGGTGATACGACTAGTTCGATCAACCTTCAAGACAGTAAAGGAAGCATCCCAGCCAGGCCTGCTGGATTCGCGGAGTCCTTCAATTCTGCGGATGGCCGGTGA
- the LOC135618424 gene encoding uncharacterized protein LOC135618424 has protein sequence MEGDRPLECGVTIRSSSVSSDPGVSNRDLGHGGGSGSGRGGNATWNRVVIVGGGIAGSLLAKSIQFHADVVLIDQKEYFEIPWATLRSTVEQPVAEKAIFSHTDYLVNGTVITSSAVDVTETDVITADGRHVTYDYLVIATGHTTSSPRCKRDMIEKFKEANVKMRTSSSVLVIGGGPAGVELASDIASVYPDKKVTLVHSGSRLLGFISRKAGNKALEWLRSKNVDVLLEQSIDLDTISEADGIYMTSAGEAIAADCYYVCVNKRLGSSWLRKSMVLKDSLDIYGQLKVDEHLRVKGRNNIFAIGDIIDVSERKQGMLAQKHAMVAAKNLKQLMKVSNKETKLSKYRPSISITMVSLGKKDAVAELPFTTMSGFLPGLIKTRELFLRRTRKLLGVDHHSGFL, from the exons ATGGAAGGAGACCGTCCGCTGGAGTGCGGCGTCACCATCAGGTCCTCCTCCGTCTCCAGCGACCCCGGAGTCAGCAACCGAGACCTGGGCCACGgcggcgggagcgggagcggtcgTGGAGGGAACGCCACCTGGAACAGGGTTGTCATCGTGGGAGGCGGCATCGCCGGATCTCTCCTCGCCAAGTCCATCCAGTTCCACGCCGACGTCGTCCTCATCGACCA GAAGGAGTATTTCGAGATTCCCTGGGCGACACTGAGATCGACAGTGGAACAACCAGTCGCGGAGAAGGCCATATTCTCCCACACCGATTACCTTGTGAATGGCACAGTCATCACGTCATCCGCTGTCGATGTCACAGAGACGGATGTGATAACTGCCGATGGCCGTCATGTGACATACGACTACCTCGTCATCGCTACTGGTCACACAACTTCATCTCCCAGATGCAAGAGAGACATGATCGAAAAGTTCAAAGAAG CTAATGTAAAGATGAGAACTTCTAGCTCGGTTCTGGTCATTGGAGGCGGACCAGCGGGGGTTGAACTTGCTTCAGACATCGCATCAGTCTATCCAGACAAGAAGGTGACTTTGGTTCATAGTGGATCGAGGTTGCTCGGATTCATAAGTCGCAAAGCCGGCAACAAGGCCTTGGAGTGGCTAAGATCGAAGAACGTTGATGTGCTTCTGGAGCAGTCGATTGATCTGGACACCATATCTGAGGCAGATGGCATTTACATGACTTCCGCCGGAGAGGCCATAGCAGCCGATTGCTACTACGTCTGTGTGAACAAACGTTTGGGTTCCTCGTGGCTCAGGAAGTCAATGGTGCTGAAGGATTCCCTGGACATATACGGTCAGCTGAAGGTCGATGAGCACTTGAGAGTCAAAGGCCGAAACAATATCTTTGCCATTGGAGATATCATTGATGTTTCT GAAAGGAAACAAGGGATGCTTGCGCAGAAGCACGCCATGGTGGCGGCCAAGAACCTGAAGCAGCTGATGAAAGTGAGTAACAAGGAAACCAAGCTAAGCAAGTACAGGCCGTCGATCTCGATAACGATGGTATCGCTGGGGAAGAAGGACGCGGTGGCGGAGCTGCCATTCACGACCATGTCGGGGTTCCTGCCGGGGCTGATCAAGACGAGAGAGCTGTTCCTTCGCAGGACAAGGAAACTTCTGGGTGTGGATCATCACTCTGGATTCTTGTAA